The following proteins are co-located in the Bathymodiolus thermophilus thioautotrophic gill symbiont genome:
- a CDS encoding aldehyde dehydrogenase family protein, with translation MTMITVKQAYTGAVLAELKMHDSAQVEQMLSNAQKRHQAGRLSETQRIEILQKLADLVESEHEDFSHLIANEGGKPIRDARVEVTRAISGIRIAIRELDNITGEEIPMDYTPAGAGHKAHTILEPIGVVVAVSAFNHPLNLAIHQVIPAIATGCPVIIKPASLTPLCTLRLAELIQQAGLPVGWVQVALLSNENAEKLVTDSRVAFFSFIGSAKVGWHLKSKLAYGTRCALEHGGVAPLIFDEYADEEGFVNGVVKASMYHSGQVCVSVQRVYVPEKRAQDLAEKIATIAAKQVVGDAINENTDLGPLISPQATDRIEAWVNEAIASGAQLMTGGKRINAVSYAPTVLLNPAKDAKVSTQEVFAPVVCIYGYKTLEEAVEWANSLDVSFQSSVFSDNAETAMTIAKKLQASAVMINDYTTFRVDWMPFAGRKHSGYGIGGIGYSMRDMLEHKMIVTKR, from the coding sequence ATGACAATGATAACCGTTAAACAGGCTTACACTGGCGCAGTTCTTGCTGAGTTAAAAATGCATGACAGTGCGCAGGTGGAGCAAATGTTATCCAACGCACAAAAGCGACATCAAGCAGGACGCTTGTCTGAAACTCAGCGTATTGAAATTTTACAAAAATTAGCCGATTTGGTTGAATCTGAGCATGAGGATTTTTCTCACCTAATTGCTAATGAAGGCGGCAAACCTATTCGTGATGCCAGGGTGGAAGTAACCCGTGCTATTAGTGGTATTCGTATTGCCATTAGAGAATTGGACAATATAACGGGTGAAGAAATTCCAATGGATTACACCCCAGCAGGTGCAGGGCATAAGGCACATACAATCCTTGAGCCAATTGGTGTGGTGGTGGCAGTTAGTGCGTTCAATCATCCGTTAAACTTAGCGATACATCAAGTTATTCCTGCAATTGCCACGGGTTGCCCTGTGATTATTAAGCCCGCCAGTTTGACGCCATTATGCACATTGAGATTAGCGGAATTGATTCAGCAAGCAGGTTTGCCAGTAGGCTGGGTGCAAGTGGCGTTATTGAGCAATGAAAATGCAGAAAAATTGGTTACCGATTCTCGTGTGGCATTTTTTAGCTTCATTGGCTCTGCTAAAGTTGGCTGGCATCTTAAGTCAAAACTTGCTTACGGCACTCGTTGTGCCTTAGAACACGGCGGTGTTGCGCCGTTAATTTTTGATGAATATGCAGATGAAGAAGGTTTTGTGAATGGCGTGGTTAAAGCCAGTATGTATCATTCTGGGCAAGTTTGTGTTTCGGTGCAGCGAGTTTATGTGCCTGAGAAGCGTGCGCAAGATTTGGCAGAAAAAATTGCCACTATTGCAGCAAAGCAAGTGGTCGGCGATGCAATTAACGAAAATACCGATTTAGGCCCCCTTATCTCACCGCAAGCAACTGATAGAATTGAGGCTTGGGTCAATGAGGCTATTGCCTCGGGCGCACAGTTAATGACTGGTGGAAAGCGTATTAATGCAGTGAGTTACGCACCAACTGTGTTGTTAAATCCTGCTAAAGATGCCAAGGTTTCTACTCAAGAAGTCTTTGCACCTGTGGTTTGTATTTATGGCTATAAAACGCTAGAAGAGGCTGTTGAGTGGGCAAACAGTTTGGATGTTTCTTTTCAATCCTCAGTGTTTAGTGACAATGCAGAAACGGCAATGACAATAGCAAAAAAATTACAAGCTTCTGCGGTCATGATTAATGATTACACTACTTTTAGGGTTGATTGGATGCCGTTTGCTGGGAGAAAGCATTCGGGTTATGGGATTGGCGGGATTGGCTATAGTATGCGTGATATGCTTGAGCATAAAATGATAGTGACGAAAAGGTGA
- a CDS encoding thiopurine S-methyltransferase, translating into MIDWIQRWENGETGWHREVTNDKLVEFIDSLKLQAGGMVFVPLCGKSYDMIYLLKQGYKVIAVEMSALAIEAFFHENAIAYTVQKAEKFSVYNADNIRIFCGDYFDLDADHLSKVEAVYDRGSLIALPADLRVKYAQHSHTIIPSGCRVLLLTLHYPQSQIDGPPFSVSEAEVGSLFEGFECQQLQCFNDIKNEPKFQKAGVSFVEKATYCLHKK; encoded by the coding sequence ATGATAGATTGGATACAGCGCTGGGAAAACGGAGAGACAGGTTGGCACAGGGAGGTAACGAATGACAAGTTAGTGGAATTTATTGACAGTTTGAAATTGCAGGCAGGCGGAATGGTATTTGTGCCCTTGTGTGGCAAGAGTTACGATATGATATATTTATTAAAACAAGGGTATAAAGTGATTGCTGTGGAGATGAGTGCTTTGGCAATTGAGGCTTTTTTCCACGAAAATGCGATTGCATATACTGTGCAAAAGGCTGAGAAATTCAGTGTTTATAATGCCGATAATATCCGTATTTTTTGTGGCGATTACTTTGATCTTGATGCGGATCATTTAAGCAAGGTTGAGGCTGTATATGATAGAGGGTCGTTAATTGCATTGCCTGCGGATTTAAGGGTAAAATATGCCCAACATTCGCACACTATAATACCAAGTGGTTGCCGAGTGTTATTGTTGACGCTACATTATCCGCAATCACAGATAGATGGACCTCCTTTTTCGGTAAGTGAAGCGGAAGTGGGTTCACTTTTTGAGGGATTTGAGTGTCAACAATTGCAGTGTTTTAACGATATCAAAAATGAACCTAAGTTTCAAAAAGCAGGCGTTAGTTTTGTTGAGAAAGCAACTTATTGTTTGCATAAAAAATAA
- a CDS encoding redoxin domain-containing protein, producing the protein MQFIMVILAVFVVRAWQQQNLTTGVAPSFTSKTLSGDTINSKPLSNQALLIHFWATWCGICALENDNIQALSKDYKVLNIAMQSGTNAELIKYANEHNMRLDNIINDNSGSLAKLFGVRATPSSFFINPKGHIQFVEVGYVTTLGYKIRLWWVGL; encoded by the coding sequence ATGCAATTTATAATGGTTATTTTAGCTGTTTTTGTGGTTCGTGCGTGGCAACAACAAAATTTAACTACTGGGGTGGCGCCAAGTTTTACTTCCAAAACCCTAAGTGGCGATACTATCAATAGCAAACCTTTGTCCAATCAAGCGCTACTAATACATTTTTGGGCAACTTGGTGTGGTATTTGTGCACTTGAAAATGACAATATTCAGGCACTTAGTAAAGATTACAAAGTGCTTAATATTGCCATGCAATCAGGCACAAATGCCGAGTTGATAAAGTATGCCAATGAACACAATATGCGTCTCGATAATATTATTAATGACAATTCTGGCTCTTTGGCTAAATTATTCGGTGTGCGTGCCACGCCCAGTAGTTTTTTCATCAACCCCAAAGGTCACATTCAGTTTGTTGAAGTTGGCTATGTAACAACGCTTGGCTATAAAATTCGACTTTGGTGGGTTGGCTTATGA
- the ung gene encoding uracil-DNA glycosylase — protein MIKKWHPQIATLLANESAQSLKTFLQQQKQAHKIIFPHSSNWFKAFELTPFDKVKVVILGQDPYHGDGQAHGLSFSVPNGVATPPSLKNIYKELALDLNIGPNASGNLERWATQGVLLLNSVLTVEKNTPSAHAKSGWVDFTDGVIDIISAQKQQVVFLLWGAYAQQKAALIDHDKHLVLSAAHPSPFSAHKGFFGCKHFSKTNEYLKMHNQKTISW, from the coding sequence ATGATTAAAAAATGGCACCCTCAAATTGCCACTTTATTGGCAAACGAATCGGCACAAAGCCTAAAAACTTTTCTACAACAACAAAAACAAGCCCATAAAATCATCTTCCCCCACTCTAGTAATTGGTTTAAAGCCTTTGAATTAACGCCATTTGACAAGGTTAAAGTCGTGATTTTGGGACAAGACCCTTACCATGGCGATGGGCAAGCACATGGCTTAAGTTTTTCTGTGCCTAATGGTGTAGCAACACCCCCTTCTCTAAAAAATATTTACAAAGAATTGGCATTGGACCTTAATATTGGGCCGAATGCCAGTGGCAATCTTGAACGCTGGGCAACACAAGGCGTGTTGTTACTTAATAGCGTTTTAACCGTAGAAAAAAACACCCCCAGTGCACATGCAAAATCAGGCTGGGTGGACTTTACCGATGGGGTTATTGACATTATCAGCGCCCAAAAACAACAGGTGGTATTTTTATTATGGGGTGCGTATGCCCAACAAAAAGCAGCACTGATTGACCATGACAAACACTTGGTTTTAAGTGCCGCTCACCCTTCTCCCTTCTCAGCGCACAAAGGTTTTTTTGGTTGCAAACATTTTTCTAAAACCAACGAATACCTTAAAATGCACAATCAAAAAACAATAAGCTGGTAA
- a CDS encoding 4-phosphoerythronate dehydrogenase: MKLIIDDACYAYEKIFGDFGNITAMAGRDIDADSVKNAEVLIVRSRTRVDEKLLAGSCVKFVGSTVAGLDHIDQQYLQDHNITFFSAQGCNAMAVAEFVISAIVNLADKHGFDYRTKTLGIIGVGNVGSRLAAKAELLGIKTRLNDPLRQDTENLPHFVDLNHALSADIVSFHTPLSLTGKHPSYQLLNENNFHHINKNTILFNAARGGVIKEEIWQTTHTLENVIDCWENEPNINQTLQKNAYWATPHIAGHSVDAKFMGSFMVYQALCDFLGVTQDEKITHLINPGTLSVNQDNLKDTLTTIYDFQQDTNAIQNLNNFETYRRNYPVRYEWHHYQSQTKLPIV, from the coding sequence ATGAAATTAATAATAGACGATGCGTGTTATGCATACGAAAAAATATTTGGTGATTTTGGCAATATTACCGCTATGGCTGGGCGTGATATTGACGCCGATTCTGTCAAAAATGCCGAGGTGCTTATTGTGCGTTCTCGCACCCGTGTTGACGAAAAATTGCTGGCAGGTTCGTGCGTTAAATTTGTAGGCTCAACAGTGGCTGGATTAGACCACATTGACCAGCAATATCTACAAGACCACAATATTACATTTTTTTCCGCCCAAGGTTGTAACGCCATGGCAGTGGCAGAATTTGTTATTAGCGCCATTGTTAATTTAGCAGACAAACACGGTTTTGATTATCGCACAAAAACCTTAGGCATTATCGGTGTGGGCAATGTTGGCTCAAGACTTGCCGCTAAAGCCGAATTATTAGGCATTAAAACTCGTCTAAATGACCCGCTACGACAAGACACAGAAAACTTGCCTCATTTTGTGGATTTAAACCATGCGTTAAGCGCCGATATAGTGTCATTCCACACACCCCTTTCATTGACGGGAAAGCACCCTTCTTACCAACTGTTAAACGAAAATAATTTTCATCATATTAACAAAAACACCATCCTTTTTAATGCCGCCCGAGGGGGGGTTATCAAAGAAGAAATTTGGCAAACAACCCACACCCTCGAAAATGTCATTGACTGCTGGGAAAACGAACCCAACATCAACCAAACACTGCAAAAAAATGCATATTGGGCAACGCCACACATCGCTGGACATTCAGTTGATGCTAAATTTATGGGCAGTTTTATGGTGTATCAGGCGCTGTGTGATTTTTTAGGCGTAACACAAGATGAAAAAATTACACATTTAATCAACCCCGGCACCCTGTCCGTCAATCAGGACAACTTAAAAGACACGCTAACAACAATCTACGATTTCCAACAAGACACAAACGCCATTCAAAACCTCAACAATTTTGAAACCTACCGCCGCAACTATCCCGTTCGCTATGAATGGCATCACTACCAAAGCCAAACCAAACTACCCATAGTCTAA
- a CDS encoding VTT domain-containing protein — MKNTNKKYLFYGFIALNIAVVAYLYLIDYKIDPEMIKAVLTEQHFLIAYIGYILILIIRGLTLLPGTVFLLAGIYLFSFIQVFFAIQIAIISYCLIIYHFSHKLNFKVPEKILQFEQKIKSKEIPIIFSLCFIPGVSINVLIYFLSIINIKLKNILIGVIAGTSITSAIYISIVTGVYKATSSVV, encoded by the coding sequence ATGAAAAATACTAACAAAAAATATCTGTTTTATGGGTTTATTGCGCTCAATATAGCCGTCGTTGCTTACCTATATTTGATAGATTATAAAATTGATCCCGAGATGATTAAGGCTGTTTTAACTGAGCAACATTTTTTAATTGCCTATATTGGTTATATTTTAATTCTGATTATCAGAGGATTAACGCTGTTACCCGGTACCGTATTCTTATTGGCAGGCATTTACCTTTTTTCTTTCATTCAAGTGTTTTTTGCTATTCAAATCGCAATTATCAGCTATTGCCTGATAATTTATCATTTTTCCCATAAACTTAATTTCAAAGTGCCAGAAAAAATACTTCAATTTGAACAAAAAATCAAAAGTAAAGAAATCCCCATTATTTTTTCCCTATGCTTTATTCCAGGCGTTTCAATCAATGTGCTAATCTACTTTCTTTCTATTATCAATATCAAACTCAAAAATATCCTCATTGGTGTCATTGCTGGCACCTCCATCACCTCAGCAATCTACATTTCCATTGTTACTGGTGTGTATAAAGCAACAAGTAGCGTTGTTTAA
- a CDS encoding cold-shock protein, which translates to MLRKQLIVCIKNKKGIKGKMEKKIKGKVTQFGTKGYGFIAGDNGNQYFVHQKNVFNQSRLKVGTRVVFNAENSEKGWVAMHVTLEKNAKTPKTESKSKSLSDGTVKVMFAILFIAQIAVIYKVFS; encoded by the coding sequence TTGTTGAGAAAGCAACTTATTGTTTGCATAAAAAATAAAAAAGGAATAAAAGGAAAAATGGAAAAAAAAATAAAAGGTAAGGTTACTCAGTTTGGCACTAAAGGCTATGGATTTATTGCAGGTGATAATGGTAATCAATATTTTGTGCATCAGAAAAATGTTTTTAATCAGTCTCGTTTAAAAGTAGGCACGCGTGTCGTTTTTAATGCTGAGAATTCTGAAAAAGGTTGGGTGGCAATGCATGTTACTTTGGAAAAAAATGCCAAAACCCCTAAAACTGAATCTAAGTCTAAGTCATTATCGGATGGCACAGTAAAAGTTATGTTTGCCATTTTATTTATTGCTCAAATTGCAGTTATTTATAAGGTATTTAGTTAA
- a CDS encoding cyanophycin synthetase, whose protein sequence is MTKPWLHRFLSRFFLSGCSDYNPLEVRRACRSKSQARTAFAQNNLPYAQGSTFVNPISALKFAKKHAFPLVVKPNVGGFSRGAYFPINNNTALLKASIGVKKWWPVSIIEQYLLGKNYRVVMTKLGVMSILRRYPPFVIGNSTSDISQLIDDENLIRKQMDLLPIVHPIPKNSAIKRHLKQQKMCLSSVPVAGQKVYLHHKIALKLGSSVEIIDKKVLTRQNKQDLEKILTFFDANILGIDVICEQGIEVDFNAQACIFLELNSRPFLKMHDKPRYGEQEDLSDFYQQLNKIKVTDNEKY, encoded by the coding sequence ATGACAAAACCTTGGCTACATCGATTTTTATCACGATTTTTTCTCTCAGGTTGTAGTGATTACAATCCACTTGAAGTGCGTCGTGCCTGCCGTTCTAAATCACAAGCACGAACAGCTTTTGCGCAAAATAATCTGCCGTATGCACAAGGCAGCACCTTTGTTAATCCAATCAGCGCTCTAAAGTTTGCCAAAAAACACGCCTTCCCCTTGGTGGTTAAACCCAATGTTGGCGGCTTTTCCAGAGGTGCGTATTTCCCCATTAACAACAACACCGCATTGTTAAAAGCCAGTATTGGCGTTAAAAAATGGTGGCCAGTGAGCATTATTGAGCAATATTTATTGGGTAAAAATTATCGTGTGGTTATGACCAAACTTGGTGTAATGTCTATTCTTAGGCGCTACCCTCCTTTTGTTATTGGCAACAGCACGAGCGATATAAGTCAACTGATTGATGACGAAAATTTAATTAGAAAACAGATGGATTTATTACCGATTGTCCATCCTATTCCTAAAAATTCAGCCATTAAACGACACTTAAAGCAACAAAAAATGTGCCTTTCTAGTGTGCCTGTGGCGGGGCAAAAAGTGTATTTGCATCACAAAATAGCGCTGAAATTAGGTTCTAGCGTTGAAATTATTGATAAAAAAGTCTTAACCAGGCAAAACAAACAGGATTTGGAAAAAATACTCACTTTTTTTGATGCCAATATTCTCGGCATTGATGTGATTTGTGAGCAAGGCATTGAGGTTGATTTTAATGCGCAAGCCTGTATTTTTTTAGAACTTAATTCACGCCCCTTTCTAAAAATGCACGACAAGCCCAGATATGGGGAGCAAGAAGATTTGTCTGATTTTTACCAACAATTAAATAAAATAAAGGTTACTGATAATGAAAAATACTAA
- a CDS encoding acetolactate synthase large subunit translates to MKASDLFVKALENEGVAYIFGIPGEENLDLLDSLRSSSIRFILTRHEQGAAFMAATYGRLTGKAGVCLATLGPGATNLVTCAAYAQLGAFPMLMITGQKPIHSSKQGRFQIIDVVRMMEPLTKSSRQIVNGGMIPPMVRDAFRLAEEERPGAVHLELPEDVAAEEVKEWRLFPVNEIRRPDADKQAIEIAVEMIKKAKNPLVLIGAGANRKKLFKPMQDFIDKTCIPFFNTQMGKGVVSCKSPLFLGTAALSEGDVLHRAVKMADLIINIGHDVVEKPPFFMREGGTQVIHVNFNSAQVDEVYFPQLEIIGDIQTTVNRLAEALDSVLTNCSLELLNFKNSIKEVIHEQDNNNAYPLLPQRIVADVRRALTEDAIIALDNGMYKLWFARHYHTYMPNTVLLDNALATMGAGLPSAMACALLYPQRQVMAICGDGGFMMNSQEMETAVRLKLNLVVLIITDSAYGMIRWKQEGQGFADFGLTYNNPDFVKYAHSYGAQGHKVQSTDEFKPLIESCFAQGGVHIIDVPIDYQENDKLLPKQLQKV, encoded by the coding sequence ATGAAAGCATCTGATTTATTTGTAAAAGCATTGGAAAACGAAGGCGTGGCGTATATTTTCGGTATTCCTGGTGAGGAGAATTTGGATTTATTGGATTCTTTGAGGTCGTCATCCATTCGCTTTATTCTTACTCGTCATGAGCAAGGGGCGGCTTTTATGGCGGCGACTTATGGGCGTTTAACGGGTAAGGCGGGGGTGTGTTTAGCGACGCTTGGGCCGGGGGCGACCAATTTGGTCACTTGTGCGGCATATGCGCAACTTGGGGCTTTTCCGATGTTGATGATTACAGGGCAAAAGCCGATTCATTCTAGCAAACAGGGGCGGTTTCAGATTATTGATGTGGTGCGGATGATGGAGCCATTGACCAAATCTAGTCGGCAAATTGTGAATGGCGGTATGATTCCACCAATGGTGCGGGATGCGTTTCGTTTGGCAGAGGAGGAAAGGCCGGGGGCAGTGCATTTGGAATTGCCCGAAGATGTGGCTGCTGAAGAGGTGAAAGAGTGGCGTTTGTTTCCTGTGAATGAAATTCGTCGTCCTGATGCGGACAAGCAGGCGATAGAAATTGCGGTGGAAATGATTAAAAAGGCTAAAAATCCGTTGGTTTTAATTGGTGCTGGTGCCAATCGGAAAAAATTGTTTAAACCCATGCAAGATTTTATTGATAAAACTTGTATTCCTTTTTTTAACACACAAATGGGCAAAGGCGTGGTAAGTTGCAAAAGCCCTTTGTTCCTTGGTACGGCGGCATTGTCAGAGGGTGATGTGTTGCACAGAGCGGTTAAAATGGCAGATTTGATTATTAACATTGGGCATGATGTGGTGGAAAAACCGCCGTTTTTTATGCGTGAAGGTGGTACTCAGGTTATTCATGTTAATTTTAATTCAGCGCAAGTGGATGAGGTCTATTTTCCACAATTAGAGATTATTGGCGATATCCAAACGACTGTTAATAGACTGGCTGAGGCGCTGGATTCTGTCTTAACAAATTGCTCGTTAGAATTGTTGAATTTTAAAAACAGCATCAAAGAAGTTATTCATGAACAAGATAATAACAATGCCTATCCACTGTTGCCACAAAGAATTGTTGCTGATGTTCGTCGTGCCTTGACTGAGGATGCTATTATTGCCTTAGACAATGGTATGTATAAACTCTGGTTTGCACGCCATTATCATACTTATATGCCCAATACGGTATTGCTGGATAATGCTTTGGCAACAATGGGTGCAGGTTTGCCGAGTGCAATGGCTTGCGCGTTGTTATATCCTCAGCGACAAGTGATGGCGATTTGTGGTGATGGTGGGTTTATGATGAATTCGCAAGAAATGGAAACGGCGGTGCGACTTAAATTGAATTTGGTGGTCTTGATTATAACCGACAGTGCTTATGGCATGATTCGCTGGAAACAAGAAGGGCAAGGGTTTGCAGATTTTGGTTTGACATATAACAATCCTGATTTTGTTAAATATGCTCACAGTTATGGTGCACAAGGACACAAAGTACAAAGTACCGATGAATTTAAGCCGTTAATTGAATCTTGCTTTGCCCAAGGTGGGGTGCATATTATTGATGTGCCAATTGATTATCAAGAGAATGATAAATTATTGCCCAAACAATTACAAAAGGTATAA
- a CDS encoding transglycosylase SLT domain-containing protein, whose translation MKKLLFVVLLPLILSGCFSTPAITVNNICHLLDEEVSWYQAAKASEKKYGVPMYVQLAIMYQESNFKSDAQPPRSRLFGFVPWTRPTSAYGFAQAVDATWEWYQQSTGNADADRGDFADSIDFMGWYINKSNKLSGISKTNAYHQYLAYHEGHGGFNRKTHNRKPWLKRVAKKVASNARRYKRQLTLCSAQLDKNSTWSFF comes from the coding sequence ATGAAGAAATTGCTATTTGTTGTTTTACTCCCCTTGATACTTTCTGGGTGTTTTTCAACACCTGCGATAACAGTGAACAACATTTGCCACTTGCTAGATGAAGAAGTTAGTTGGTATCAGGCAGCAAAAGCCAGTGAGAAAAAATATGGCGTACCTATGTATGTGCAATTAGCGATTATGTACCAAGAGTCGAATTTTAAGTCAGACGCACAACCGCCCAGAAGTAGATTATTTGGCTTTGTGCCATGGACTAGACCAACCAGCGCTTATGGTTTTGCACAAGCAGTAGATGCAACTTGGGAATGGTATCAACAAAGTACGGGTAATGCTGATGCTGATCGTGGTGATTTTGCAGATTCTATAGATTTTATGGGCTGGTATATAAATAAGTCTAATAAACTCTCTGGTATTTCTAAAACAAATGCTTATCATCAGTATCTTGCTTATCATGAAGGTCATGGTGGCTTTAATCGTAAAACGCATAACCGCAAACCTTGGCTTAAGCGGGTTGCCAAAAAAGTAGCCAGTAATGCCAGACGATATAAGCGACAATTAACGCTGTGCTCTGCACAATTGGATAAAAATAGCACTTGGAGCTTCTTCTAA
- a CDS encoding Rieske (2Fe-2S) protein, whose translation MWVKALDSAPKEGTMLKATVKGNKVFITLNNGLLYAADNRCPHEDIELTLGCLKGNRIKCSLHGFSFDLTTGDSSQVDVDDLRVYPVKQENNKIYINI comes from the coding sequence ATGTGGGTAAAAGCACTGGATTCTGCACCCAAAGAAGGTACCATGCTCAAGGCAACGGTCAAGGGTAACAAAGTGTTTATCACGCTGAATAATGGCCTATTGTATGCAGCGGATAATCGTTGCCCCCATGAGGACATTGAATTAACACTAGGTTGTTTAAAGGGCAATCGAATCAAATGTTCGCTACATGGGTTCAGTTTTGATTTAACCACGGGAGACAGTTCGCAAGTGGATGTTGATGATTTGCGTGTTTATCCCGTCAAACAAGAAAATAATAAAATTTATATTAATATTTAA
- a CDS encoding anthranilate phosphoribosyltransferase, with protein sequence MKTSQTLMHSIIQRIATGPDLSKNIDLEEAKAGMQGILRGEIDDVQSAIFLIALRMKRETMDENEGILAAILAESDRQQVEVDELVDLGDPYSGYNRSIPVSSFLPPLLADLGLPTVIHGLDSVSPKFGLTHRHINAALGLDVNHSTAQAKTRLETPSIGWSYIDQASYCRGLHDLVPLRGRLIKRTVINTVETLIAPLRGKTTHSILGYVHKPYPPIYAHLVNASGMDSALLVRGVEGGVIPSLRQKGLMISYQGSTEQGRVDIDPKSLGIEQTLRAIAFPEGLSVENDLEKLAQHTVDLGKAALAGEKGLFYDGLVLAASLVLWHTKKATSLALAAEMTRATLDAGTALKRL encoded by the coding sequence ATGAAAACTTCTCAAACATTAATGCATTCAATCATTCAGCGCATAGCAACAGGGCCTGATTTAAGTAAAAATATTGACCTCGAAGAGGCCAAAGCAGGCATGCAAGGCATATTGCGTGGCGAAATTGACGATGTGCAATCGGCTATCTTTTTGATTGCTTTGCGAATGAAACGAGAAACCATGGATGAGAATGAAGGCATTTTAGCAGCCATTCTTGCAGAGAGCGACAGGCAACAAGTTGAAGTTGATGAGTTGGTGGATTTGGGCGACCCTTATAGTGGTTATAATCGCTCTATTCCCGTGTCGTCATTTTTACCACCATTGTTGGCTGATCTTGGATTGCCAACGGTTATTCATGGGTTGGACAGTGTATCACCCAAGTTTGGGCTAACACATCGTCACATTAATGCCGCTTTGGGCTTGGATGTTAACCATTCAACTGCACAAGCAAAAACTCGATTAGAAACCCCTTCAATTGGCTGGAGTTATATTGACCAAGCCAGTTATTGCCGAGGTTTGCATGACTTAGTACCATTGCGTGGCAGACTGATTAAGCGCACTGTGATTAACACTGTGGAAACGCTGATTGCACCGTTGCGTGGCAAGACAACACACTCGATTTTGGGCTATGTACACAAACCTTATCCACCGATTTATGCACATTTGGTGAATGCCAGCGGTATGGACAGTGCATTGTTGGTGCGTGGCGTTGAAGGTGGGGTTATTCCTTCACTTCGGCAAAAGGGTTTAATGATTTCTTACCAAGGTTCAACTGAGCAAGGCAGGGTGGATATCGACCCTAAATCGCTCGGTATTGAGCAAACATTGCGTGCCATTGCATTCCCTGAGGGGTTAAGTGTTGAAAATGACCTTGAAAAATTGGCGCAACATACCGTTGACTTGGGTAAGGCGGCACTTGCAGGTGAAAAAGGGTTGTTTTATGATGGCTTGGTTTTGGCGGCAAGTTTGGTTTTATGGCATACTAAAAAAGCCACTTCATTGGCTTTAGCGGCTGAAATGACAAGAGCAACTTTGGATGCTGGCACAGCGTTAAAGCGTTTATAA